One region of Brachyhypopomus gauderio isolate BG-103 chromosome 9, BGAUD_0.2, whole genome shotgun sequence genomic DNA includes:
- the gpr132b gene encoding putative G-protein coupled receptor 132b: MQDPTVNVTGGYKNCTFPYSKDRVPLVTLYSVVLLVGVPSNLATVYLTLLQVCQRNVLGVYLLSLSMCDLTYLLTLPLWALYVHRNHEWPWSQLACRVTSYVFFTNMYISIFLLCCISVDRYVAMVYAVESRGMRRQSWAVLVTVAGCLAVGLTHVPVFTMAGSTQGHCFEPSQSTATVTCFNYARFTVGFLAPLVVLVLTNRAVLSSVRASASLGPRQKKHVRLLAFGVVLLFLVCFGPYHVVLLVRAVTYHFQAWLEDCHFALHVYTPYIISLGLSTMNSAVNPILYVLSSENIRRDIPCCLAGPQGWTSPPGHFRDSSQDKTLDFNTSLHLIPTQDQDNIPAADPRSSQTVCF, translated from the coding sequence ATGCAGGACCCAACCGTGAATGTGACAGGCGGATACAAGAACTGCACCTTTCCCTACAGTAAAGACCGGGTGCCTCTAGTGACGCTGTATAGCGTAGTCCTGCTGGTGGGCGTGCCTTCCAATCTGGCCACCGTTTACCTCACACTGCTCCAGGTGTGTCAGCGCAACGTCCTGGGCGTCTACCTGCTGAGCCTGTCCATGTGCGACCTCACCTACCTGCTGACACTGCCCCTCTGGGCCCTGTACGTGCATCGTAATCACGAATGGCCCTGGAGCCAGTTGGCCTGCAGGGTGACGAGCTACGTCTTCTTCACCAACATGTACATCAGCATCTTCCTACTGTGCTGCATCTCCGTGGACCGCTATGTGGCCATGGTCTATGCCGTGGAATCGCGCGGCATGCGTCGGCAGAGCTGGGCGGTGCTGGTGACGGTGGCCGGCTGCCTGGCCGTAGGCCTGACCCACGTGCCCGTCTTCACCATGGCAGGGAGCACACAGGGGCACTGCTTTGAGCCGAGTCAGAGCACGGCCACCGTCACGTGCTTCAACTACGCCCGCTTCACCGTTGGCTTCCTGGCGCCTCTGGTCGTGCTCGTCCTCACCAACAGGGCGGTGCTGTCCAGCGTAAGGGCGAGCGCATCCCTGGGGCCCAGACAGAAGAAGCACGTGCGCCTCCTGGCGTTTGGCGTGGTGCTGCTCTTCCTGGTGTGTTTCGGGCCGTATCACGTCGTCCTGCTGGTGCGTGCGGTCACCTACCACTTCCAGGCGTGGCTCGAGGACTGTCACTTTGCGCTGCATGTCTACACGCCCTACATCATCTCGCTGGGCCTGTCCACGATGAACAGCGCAGTAAACCCCATCCTGTACGTCCTCTCCAGTGAAAACATACGCAGGGACATCCCGTGCTGCTTGGCAGGGCCACAAGGCTGGACGTCACCCCCCGGACACTTCAGGGACAGCAGCCAGGACAAGACGCTTGACTTCAATACCTCTTTACACTTGATCCCCACACAGGACCAGGACAATATTCCTGCAGCGGATCCACGTTCATCTCAGACTGTATGTTTTTAA
- the psma8 gene encoding proteasome subunit alpha-type 8, whose product MAARYDRAITVFSPDGHLFQVEYAQEAVKKGSTAVGIRGKDIVVLGVEKKSVAKLQEERTVRKICALDEHVCMAFAGLTADARIVINRARVECQSHRLTVEDPVTVEYITRYIATLKQRYTQSNGRRPFGISALIVGFDYDGTPRLYQTDPSGTYHAWKANAIGRSAKTVREFLEKNYTDEAIASDNDAIKLAIKALLEVVQSGGKNIELAVIRRTQPLKILESKEIETLVAEIEKEKEEEAEKKKQKKSS is encoded by the exons ATGGCAGCTAGATATGACAGAGCTATAACTGTTTTCTCTCCCGACGGTCATCTTTTTCAAGTAGAATATGCGCAAGAAGCCGTGAAGAAGGGCTCTACAGCT GTTGGAATCCGGGGAAAGGACATTGTTGTCCTGGGTGTAGAGAAAAAGTCAGTGGCAAAACTACAGGAGGAGAGGACTGTTCGGAAGATCTGCGCTCTGGatgagcatgtgtgtatggCGTTTGCAG GTCTCACAGCTGACGCAAGGATAGTCATCAATAGAGCAAGAGTGGAATGTCAGAGTCACAGGCTTACGGTGGAGGACCCTGTTACTGTTGAATACATCACTCGATACATTGCAACTCTTAAACAG CGGTATACTCAGAGCAATGGCCGACGTCCCTTTGGCATCTCAGCCCTGATTGTGGGTTTCGACTATGATGGGACTCCTCGTCTGTATCAGACAGATCCTTCAGGAACATACCATGCTTGGAAG GCAAATGCGATTGGCCGCAGTGCTAAGACCGTGAGGGAGTTCCTGGAGAAGAACTACACAGATGAAGCCATTGCTAGTGACAACGACGCCATCAAGTTGGCCATTAAAGCCCTGCTGGAG GTTGTTCAGTCGGGTGGCAAGAACATTGAGCTGGCTGTCATCAGGAGAACCCAGCCCCTTAAG ATTCTAGAGTCCAAGGAGATCGAGACATTGGTGGCTGAGATCgagaaggagaaagaagagGAAGCAGAGAAGAAGAAGCAAAAGAAATCTTCATAG
- the taf4b gene encoding transcription initiation factor TFIID subunit 4 isoform X3, protein MVLIRSDNGQLMLVSQQALAQAQIRGLVPKQPGVTTALKPQQGNAPATSIIRVSLPPSSATVATLIKPASSVGTAVLKSTPTTVTSIIKPSSTMANTIIKPSSGTTGPAPIPTTGTSKATPKLPISVSTGAKTISATAVSSTSSVKCAGKSSLSPSVTQPVHPVGSGPRNLHPNVPIKPTMSKVSEPITVTAETLENVKKCKNFLVTLMKLASSGTRSGNMAQNVRALVKDLLDGQMDAEEFTQKLYVELKSSPQPYLVPFLKRSLPAVRQLTPNPQLFIQQCDQPKPTSTTSSTTQKLSSYSTNSQAPRAGVQGRPPQLVLQQTKGIVVGQPPTTSPCVLLSVQNRTQTKPMVIQASTPQPGASGRPSSLQASKAPYRGPPPALHAHGFKDATPSSFRDDDDINDVASMAGVNVSEENARILACSSELVGSLVRSCRDEPLLHVAVLQQRALRIGGSLGVVEVNPDVLVMISEATQERLRDLLEKLTAVAQHRDVSYRDDWRHSQTDDVRSQVRFLEQLERMEKRRREEEERETLLRIAKSRSSSGDPEQIRLKQRAKEMQQLELAQMQHRDANLAALAALGPRKRKPLEAPGPAANQVLGLHAQRTCQKVPTRVTFRDLVFCMEQDPTLKHSLLLYNAFLR, encoded by the exons ATGGTTTTAATTCGCAGTGACAATGGGCAGTTGATGTTGGTATCCCAGCAAGCTCTGGCCCAGGCTCAGATTCGTGGATTAGTTCCCAAACAGCCTGGTGTCACTACAGCTTTAAAACCAcagcag GGAAATGCCCCAGCCACATCCATCATCAGAGTGTCTCTTCCACCTTCGTCTGCGACTGTGGCCACCTTAATAAAACCTGCCTCCAGTGTAGGAACAGCTGTCCTGAAGTCCACCCCCACCACGGTGACCTCCATAATCAAACCCTCCAGCACCATGGCGAATACcatcattaaaccatcctcagGGACCACTGGCCCTGCGCCAATCCCCACCACAGGAACCAGTAAAGCCACTCCGAAACTTCCCATCAGTGTTTCCACAGGGGCGAAGACCATCTCCGCTACTGCTGTTAGCAGTACATCATCAGTGAAG TGTGCTGGAAAGTCGTCCCTGTCTCCATCGGTGACACAACCCGTCCATCCTGTTGGCAGTGGCCCTCGAAACCTCCACCCCAATGTTCCCATTAAACCAACCATGAGCAAAGTTTCTGAACCCATCACTGTCACAGCG GAAACGCTGGAGAATGTGAAGAAATGCAAAAACTTCCTGGTCACACTGATGAAGCTCGCCTCCAGTGGTACCCGCTCCGGGAACATGGCGCAGAACGTTCGCGCTCTGGTCAAGGACCTGCTG GATGGCCAAATGGATGCggaagaattcacccaaaaacTCTACGTGGAGCTCAAATCCTCCCCTCAGCCGTACCTGGTCCCTTTTCTTAAG AGGAGCCTGCCTGCTGTGCGTCAGCTCACCCCCAACCCTCAGCTATTCATTCAGCAGTGTGACCAGCCCaagcccacctccaccaccagcagcaccaCCCAGAAGCTCAGCTCCTACTCCACCAACTCGCAGGCCCCTCGGGCTGGAGTGCAAGGCAGGCCCCCTCAGCTG GTTTTACAGCAAACCAAAGGAATTGTGGTTGGACAGCCCCCGACAACATCGCCCTGCGTGTTGCTGTCTGTGCAGAACCGAACACAGACCAAGCCGATGGTCATTCAAGCCAGTACACCGCAACCAG GGGCTTCTGGGAGGCCCAGCTCCCTCCAGGCCTCTAAAGCCCCCTACCGTGGGCCACCTCCAGCACTGCATGCGCACGGCTTCAAGGACGCCACCCCGAGCTCTTTCCG GGACGATGACGACATCAACGACGTGGCCTCCATGGCGGGGGTGAATGTGAGCGAGGAGAACGCTCGTATTCTCGCCTGCAGCTCTGAGCTGGTGGGATCGCTGGTGCGCTCCTGCCGTGACGAACCCCTCCTGCACGTGGCCGTCCTACAGCAGAGGGCGCTACGCATCG gtggttcTCTGGGTGTTGTAGAGGTGAATCCAGATGTTCTTGTCATGATCTCTGAAGCCACGCAGGAGAGACTCAGAGATCTGCTGGAGAAGCTCACAGCTGTAGCGCAGCATCGTGATGTCTCTTACAGG GATGACTGGCGACACAGCCAAACAGACGATGTTCGATCTCAGGTGAGGTTTTTGGAGCAGCTCGAGAGAAtggaaaagaggaggagagaagaagaggagagagaaacgctACTGCGCATCGCTAAG AGCCGTTCCAGCAGTGGAGATCCTGAACAGATCCGGCTAAAACAGAGAGcaaaagag atgcAGCAGCTGGAACTGGCTCAGATGCAGCACAGAGACGCTAACTTGGCTGCTCTGGCAGCTCTAGGGCCCCGTAAGAGGAAACCTCTGGAGGCCCCTGGGCCTGCGGCAAACCAG gtgctAGGTTTACATGCACAGAGAACTTGTCAGAAAGTTCCAACGCGAGTGACTTTTCGAGATCTGGTCTTCTGCATGGAGCAGGATCCGACACTTAaacactctctcctgctctaTAATGCTTTCTTACgataa
- the taf4b gene encoding transcription initiation factor TFIID subunit 4 isoform X1 translates to MSSNKTAIDFRKTGDKSPGKSPGESPSSGAACKPEPDASVSRSDELPRSLWTHLTGEQGAGQTPSAQVTHASLPVTGQSVVSDENNSPALQPSEAREEEPTCPDAPCAVLTKAAEAVVPVNSTSPSVPPAPKIVLSRAAIRPTTPLAVGARVLPEANRVAVAGVQVTPNQTRGPGAVRGAIVTLPRASTPHQTIAVTNGPRTTSIQLPANFHIPQGMVLIRSDNGQLMLVSQQALAQAQIRGLVPKQPGVTTALKPQQGNAPATSIIRVSLPPSSATVATLIKPASSVGTAVLKSTPTTVTSIIKPSSTMANTIIKPSSGTTGPAPIPTTGTSKATPKLPISVSTGAKTISATAVSSTSSVKCAGKSSLSPSVTQPVHPVGSGPRNLHPNVPIKPTMSKVSEPITVTAETLENVKKCKNFLVTLMKLASSGTRSGNMAQNVRALVKDLLDGQMDAEEFTQKLYVELKSSPQPYLVPFLKRSLPAVRQLTPNPQLFIQQCDQPKPTSTTSSTTQKLSSYSTNSQAPRAGVQGRPPQLVLQQTKGIVVGQPPTTSPCVLLSVQNRTQTKPMVIQASTPQPGASGRPSSLQASKAPYRGPPPALHAHGFKDATPSSFRDDDDINDVASMAGVNVSEENARILACSSELVGSLVRSCRDEPLLHVAVLQQRALRIGGSLGVVEVNPDVLVMISEATQERLRDLLEKLTAVAQHRDVSYRDDWRHSQTDDVRSQVRFLEQLERMEKRRREEEERETLLRIAKSRSSSGDPEQIRLKQRAKEMQQLELAQMQHRDANLAALAALGPRKRKPLEAPGPAANQVLGLHAQRTCQKVPTRVTFRDLVFCMEQDPTLKHSLLLYNAFLR, encoded by the exons ATGTCTTCAAACAAAACCGCAATCGACTTCAGAAAAACGGGAGATAAGTCACCTGGAAAAAGTCCAGGTGAGTCGCCCAGCAGCGGAGCTGCTTGCAAACCCGAGCCAGACGCGTCAGTATCGAGATCGGACGAGCTCCCACGGTCCCTGTGGACTCACCTGACGGGTGAACAGGGTGCAGGACAAACCCCTAGTGCCCAGGTCACCCACGCGTCTCTTCCTGTAACCGGACAGTCCGTGGTTTCAGATGAAAACAACAGTCCCGCGCTACAGCCAAGCGAGGCACGTGAAGAGGAACCTACCTGTCCTGACGCACCTTGCGCCGTGCTGACGAAGGCTGCGGAGGCCGTGGTGCCGGTCAACTCAACGTCTCCCTCCGTGCCTCCTGCTCCAAAGATCGTACTGAGCCGCGCAGCTATCAGACCCACCACCCCACTGGCAGTGGGGGCAAGAGTGCTACCAGAGGCTAACAGGGTTGCTGTGGCTGGTGTGCAGGTGACCCCGAACCAGACCCGAGGCCCAGGTGCAGTGCGAGGAGCTATAGTGACATTACCGAGGGCATCTACTCCGCACCAGACTATAGCTGTGACCAACGGACCTCGGACCACCTCGATTCAACTACCTGCTAACTTCCACATTCCACAAG GCATGGTTTTAATTCGCAGTGACAATGGGCAGTTGATGTTGGTATCCCAGCAAGCTCTGGCCCAGGCTCAGATTCGTGGATTAGTTCCCAAACAGCCTGGTGTCACTACAGCTTTAAAACCAcagcag GGAAATGCCCCAGCCACATCCATCATCAGAGTGTCTCTTCCACCTTCGTCTGCGACTGTGGCCACCTTAATAAAACCTGCCTCCAGTGTAGGAACAGCTGTCCTGAAGTCCACCCCCACCACGGTGACCTCCATAATCAAACCCTCCAGCACCATGGCGAATACcatcattaaaccatcctcagGGACCACTGGCCCTGCGCCAATCCCCACCACAGGAACCAGTAAAGCCACTCCGAAACTTCCCATCAGTGTTTCCACAGGGGCGAAGACCATCTCCGCTACTGCTGTTAGCAGTACATCATCAGTGAAG TGTGCTGGAAAGTCGTCCCTGTCTCCATCGGTGACACAACCCGTCCATCCTGTTGGCAGTGGCCCTCGAAACCTCCACCCCAATGTTCCCATTAAACCAACCATGAGCAAAGTTTCTGAACCCATCACTGTCACAGCG GAAACGCTGGAGAATGTGAAGAAATGCAAAAACTTCCTGGTCACACTGATGAAGCTCGCCTCCAGTGGTACCCGCTCCGGGAACATGGCGCAGAACGTTCGCGCTCTGGTCAAGGACCTGCTG GATGGCCAAATGGATGCggaagaattcacccaaaaacTCTACGTGGAGCTCAAATCCTCCCCTCAGCCGTACCTGGTCCCTTTTCTTAAG AGGAGCCTGCCTGCTGTGCGTCAGCTCACCCCCAACCCTCAGCTATTCATTCAGCAGTGTGACCAGCCCaagcccacctccaccaccagcagcaccaCCCAGAAGCTCAGCTCCTACTCCACCAACTCGCAGGCCCCTCGGGCTGGAGTGCAAGGCAGGCCCCCTCAGCTG GTTTTACAGCAAACCAAAGGAATTGTGGTTGGACAGCCCCCGACAACATCGCCCTGCGTGTTGCTGTCTGTGCAGAACCGAACACAGACCAAGCCGATGGTCATTCAAGCCAGTACACCGCAACCAG GGGCTTCTGGGAGGCCCAGCTCCCTCCAGGCCTCTAAAGCCCCCTACCGTGGGCCACCTCCAGCACTGCATGCGCACGGCTTCAAGGACGCCACCCCGAGCTCTTTCCG GGACGATGACGACATCAACGACGTGGCCTCCATGGCGGGGGTGAATGTGAGCGAGGAGAACGCTCGTATTCTCGCCTGCAGCTCTGAGCTGGTGGGATCGCTGGTGCGCTCCTGCCGTGACGAACCCCTCCTGCACGTGGCCGTCCTACAGCAGAGGGCGCTACGCATCG gtggttcTCTGGGTGTTGTAGAGGTGAATCCAGATGTTCTTGTCATGATCTCTGAAGCCACGCAGGAGAGACTCAGAGATCTGCTGGAGAAGCTCACAGCTGTAGCGCAGCATCGTGATGTCTCTTACAGG GATGACTGGCGACACAGCCAAACAGACGATGTTCGATCTCAGGTGAGGTTTTTGGAGCAGCTCGAGAGAAtggaaaagaggaggagagaagaagaggagagagaaacgctACTGCGCATCGCTAAG AGCCGTTCCAGCAGTGGAGATCCTGAACAGATCCGGCTAAAACAGAGAGcaaaagag atgcAGCAGCTGGAACTGGCTCAGATGCAGCACAGAGACGCTAACTTGGCTGCTCTGGCAGCTCTAGGGCCCCGTAAGAGGAAACCTCTGGAGGCCCCTGGGCCTGCGGCAAACCAG gtgctAGGTTTACATGCACAGAGAACTTGTCAGAAAGTTCCAACGCGAGTGACTTTTCGAGATCTGGTCTTCTGCATGGAGCAGGATCCGACACTTAaacactctctcctgctctaTAATGCTTTCTTACgataa
- the taf4b gene encoding transcription initiation factor TFIID subunit 4 isoform X2, with protein sequence MSSNKTAIDFRKTGDKSPGKSPGESPSSGAACKPEPDASVSRSDELPRSLWTHLTGEQGAGQTPSAQVTHASLPVTGQSVVSDENNSPALQPSEAREEEPTCPDAPCAVLTKAAEAVVPVNSTSPSVPPAPKIVLSRAAIRPTTPLAVGARVLPEANRVAVAGVQVTPNQTRGPGAVRGAIVTLPRASTPHQTIAVTNGPRTTSIQLPANFHIPQGMVLIRSDNGQLMLVSQQALAQAQIRGLVPKQPGVTTALKPQQGNAPATSIIRVSLPPSSATVATLIKPASSVGTAVLKSTPTTVTSIIKPSSTMANTIIKPSSGTTGPAPIPTTGTSKATPKLPISVSTGAKTISATAVSSTSSVKCAGKSSLSPSVTQPVHPVGSGPRNLHPNVPIKPTMSKVSEPITVTAETLENVKKCKNFLVTLMKLASSGTRSGNMAQNVRALVKDLLDGQMDAEEFTQKLYVELKSSPQPYLVPFLKRSLPAVRQLTPNPQLFIQQCDQPKPTSTTSSTTQKLSSYSTNSQAPRAGVQGRPPQLVLQQTKGIVVGQPPTTSPCVLLSVQNRTQTKPMVIQASTPQPGASGRPSSLQASKAPYRGPPPALHAHGFKDATPSSFRDDDDINDVASMAGVNVSEENARILACSSELVGSLVRSCRDEPLLHVAVLQQRALRIGGSLGVVEVNPDVLVMISEATQERLRDLLEKLTAVAQHRDVSYRDDWRHSQTDDVRSQVRFLEQLERMEKRRREEEERETLLRIAKSRSSSGDPEQIRLKQRAKEMQQLELAQMQHRDANLAALAALGPRKRKPLEAPGPAANQILTISL encoded by the exons ATGTCTTCAAACAAAACCGCAATCGACTTCAGAAAAACGGGAGATAAGTCACCTGGAAAAAGTCCAGGTGAGTCGCCCAGCAGCGGAGCTGCTTGCAAACCCGAGCCAGACGCGTCAGTATCGAGATCGGACGAGCTCCCACGGTCCCTGTGGACTCACCTGACGGGTGAACAGGGTGCAGGACAAACCCCTAGTGCCCAGGTCACCCACGCGTCTCTTCCTGTAACCGGACAGTCCGTGGTTTCAGATGAAAACAACAGTCCCGCGCTACAGCCAAGCGAGGCACGTGAAGAGGAACCTACCTGTCCTGACGCACCTTGCGCCGTGCTGACGAAGGCTGCGGAGGCCGTGGTGCCGGTCAACTCAACGTCTCCCTCCGTGCCTCCTGCTCCAAAGATCGTACTGAGCCGCGCAGCTATCAGACCCACCACCCCACTGGCAGTGGGGGCAAGAGTGCTACCAGAGGCTAACAGGGTTGCTGTGGCTGGTGTGCAGGTGACCCCGAACCAGACCCGAGGCCCAGGTGCAGTGCGAGGAGCTATAGTGACATTACCGAGGGCATCTACTCCGCACCAGACTATAGCTGTGACCAACGGACCTCGGACCACCTCGATTCAACTACCTGCTAACTTCCACATTCCACAAG GCATGGTTTTAATTCGCAGTGACAATGGGCAGTTGATGTTGGTATCCCAGCAAGCTCTGGCCCAGGCTCAGATTCGTGGATTAGTTCCCAAACAGCCTGGTGTCACTACAGCTTTAAAACCAcagcag GGAAATGCCCCAGCCACATCCATCATCAGAGTGTCTCTTCCACCTTCGTCTGCGACTGTGGCCACCTTAATAAAACCTGCCTCCAGTGTAGGAACAGCTGTCCTGAAGTCCACCCCCACCACGGTGACCTCCATAATCAAACCCTCCAGCACCATGGCGAATACcatcattaaaccatcctcagGGACCACTGGCCCTGCGCCAATCCCCACCACAGGAACCAGTAAAGCCACTCCGAAACTTCCCATCAGTGTTTCCACAGGGGCGAAGACCATCTCCGCTACTGCTGTTAGCAGTACATCATCAGTGAAG TGTGCTGGAAAGTCGTCCCTGTCTCCATCGGTGACACAACCCGTCCATCCTGTTGGCAGTGGCCCTCGAAACCTCCACCCCAATGTTCCCATTAAACCAACCATGAGCAAAGTTTCTGAACCCATCACTGTCACAGCG GAAACGCTGGAGAATGTGAAGAAATGCAAAAACTTCCTGGTCACACTGATGAAGCTCGCCTCCAGTGGTACCCGCTCCGGGAACATGGCGCAGAACGTTCGCGCTCTGGTCAAGGACCTGCTG GATGGCCAAATGGATGCggaagaattcacccaaaaacTCTACGTGGAGCTCAAATCCTCCCCTCAGCCGTACCTGGTCCCTTTTCTTAAG AGGAGCCTGCCTGCTGTGCGTCAGCTCACCCCCAACCCTCAGCTATTCATTCAGCAGTGTGACCAGCCCaagcccacctccaccaccagcagcaccaCCCAGAAGCTCAGCTCCTACTCCACCAACTCGCAGGCCCCTCGGGCTGGAGTGCAAGGCAGGCCCCCTCAGCTG GTTTTACAGCAAACCAAAGGAATTGTGGTTGGACAGCCCCCGACAACATCGCCCTGCGTGTTGCTGTCTGTGCAGAACCGAACACAGACCAAGCCGATGGTCATTCAAGCCAGTACACCGCAACCAG GGGCTTCTGGGAGGCCCAGCTCCCTCCAGGCCTCTAAAGCCCCCTACCGTGGGCCACCTCCAGCACTGCATGCGCACGGCTTCAAGGACGCCACCCCGAGCTCTTTCCG GGACGATGACGACATCAACGACGTGGCCTCCATGGCGGGGGTGAATGTGAGCGAGGAGAACGCTCGTATTCTCGCCTGCAGCTCTGAGCTGGTGGGATCGCTGGTGCGCTCCTGCCGTGACGAACCCCTCCTGCACGTGGCCGTCCTACAGCAGAGGGCGCTACGCATCG gtggttcTCTGGGTGTTGTAGAGGTGAATCCAGATGTTCTTGTCATGATCTCTGAAGCCACGCAGGAGAGACTCAGAGATCTGCTGGAGAAGCTCACAGCTGTAGCGCAGCATCGTGATGTCTCTTACAGG GATGACTGGCGACACAGCCAAACAGACGATGTTCGATCTCAGGTGAGGTTTTTGGAGCAGCTCGAGAGAAtggaaaagaggaggagagaagaagaggagagagaaacgctACTGCGCATCGCTAAG AGCCGTTCCAGCAGTGGAGATCCTGAACAGATCCGGCTAAAACAGAGAGcaaaagag atgcAGCAGCTGGAACTGGCTCAGATGCAGCACAGAGACGCTAACTTGGCTGCTCTGGCAGCTCTAGGGCCCCGTAAGAGGAAACCTCTGGAGGCCCCTGGGCCTGCGGCAAACCAG ATATTAACCATAAGCCTTTGA